One window of the Cryptomeria japonica chromosome 7, Sugi_1.0, whole genome shotgun sequence genome contains the following:
- the LOC131028363 gene encoding peptide chain release factor PrfB1, chloroplastic, with amino-acid sequence MYLQWAKKQGYKTRVVEKYSAAKVGIKSTIEFEWRFAYGLLSGEKGTHQIVRKSSSNEEILEQTCIAGVDVVPLFIKNFVDFKLPDEDLEIHYTSLSGSSGRSLNKLEMAVHIIHIPTGTSICCTGERSPIANKIKAIYRLKAKLLAVAMEQQTI; translated from the coding sequence ATGTACTTGCAATGGGCTAAAAAACAAGGTTATAAAACAAGAGTTGTTGAAAAATATTCTGCGGCTAAGGTAGGCATCAAGTCAACTATAGAATTTGAATGGCGCTTTGCATATGGCTTATTGTCTGGAGAGAAGGGGACTCATCAGATTGTCAGGAAATCTTCTTCTAATGAAGAGATTCTTGAACAGACTTGCATTGCAGGTGTAGATGTAGTGCCTCTTTTTATCAAAAATTTTGTGGACTTTAAATTGCCTGATGAAGATCTTGAGATACATTACACAAGTTTGAGTGGAAGCAGCGGCCGAAGTCTTAACAAACTTGAAATGGCAGTTCATATCATTCATATTCCAACTGGTACCTCTATTTGCTGCACAGGAGAAAGAAGTCCAATTGCAAACAAGATTAAGGCTATTTATCGTTTGAAGGCCAAGCTTCTTGCTGTAGCTATGGAGCAACAAACAATCTGA